From a region of the Daphnia magna isolate NIES linkage group LG1, ASM2063170v1.1, whole genome shotgun sequence genome:
- the LOC116931187 gene encoding troponin T isoform X1 encodes MSDEEEYSDEEEVSKKEPEKKAPTAAAHHEDEGPQGADVLKHRQDQKRAELEIQLKEYIDEWRKQRVKEEEDLKRLKEKQAKRKVLREEEDKKLAMMKKEEEDRLRRLVEEKKQSELEEKRRRLAEVEQKRQAADKVSKDKAAISSNFKVVKKGAVDPSQAQASTGGMDKFSNVESARNDLLKSKEQLEEEKKISLSFRIKPLDIDGLGTEGLKKKAAELWQQIVTLETEKYDLEERSKRQDYDLKELKERQRQQNRQKALKLGLDPEALTGKYPPKVKLASKFERKFDQRTFVDKKGLFDGGWIATYSESEEKAWKDKYEAFQTREYKAKLPKWFGERPGKKKGETDSPDGEEAEAKDTLEDFMEAHPPAPVVEEEEPEEEEEEEEEEEEEEEEEEEEEEEEEEE; translated from the exons ATGTCTGACGAAGAAGAGTACTC TGATGAGGAGGAGGT gtcCAA AAAGGAGCCCGAGAAGAA AGCTCCCACTGCAGCTGCTCATCATGAAGATGAAGGACCCCAAGGTGCTGATGTGCTCAAG CACCGTCAAGACCAGAAACGAGCTGAGTTGGAGATTCAGCTGAAGGAGTACATCGACGAATGGCGCAAGCAGCGCGTCAAGGAAGAGGAAGACCTCAAGCGTCTCAAGGAAAAGCAAGCCAAGCGCAAG GTGTTGCGCGAGGAAGAAGACAAGAAATTGGCAAtgatgaagaaagaagaagaagatcgtcTCCGTCGATTGGTTGAGGAGAAGAAGCAAAGTGAATTGGAGGAGAAACGAAGACGATTGGCTGAGGTTGAACAGAAACGACAGGCTGCCGACAAAGTCTCTAAG GACAAGGCTGCCATCAGCTCCAACTTCAAAGTCGTCAAGAAGGGAGCCGTCGATCCCTCCCAGGCCCAGGCATCCACCGGTGGTATGGACAAA TTCTCCAACGTCGAGTCAGCCCGTAACGATTTGCTGAAATCCAAAGAACAGCTTGAAGAGGAGAAGAAAATTTCCCTTTCTTTCCGTATCAAACCCCTGGACATCGATGGTCTTG GTACCGAGGGTCTTAAAAAGAAGGCCGCTGAACTCTGGCAACAAATCGTTACCCTAGAAACCGAGAAGTACGATCTTGAGGAGCGTTCCAAGCGTCAAGACTACGAT TTGAAAGAATTGAAGGAAAGGCAGAGGCAGCAGAACAGGCAAAAAGCCCTGAAACTTGGATTGGACCCAGA GGCTTTAACTGGAAAGTACCCG CCCAAAGTCAAGTTGGCATCCAAATTTGAGCGAAAGTTTGACCAGCGCACATTCGTCGACAAGAAAGGCCTTTTCGATGGC ggCTGGATTGCCACATACTCTGAAAGCGAAGAGAAAGCCTGGAAGGATAAATACGAGGCTTTCCAGACCCGCGAATACAAAG CCAAGCTCCCCAAATGGTTCGGTGAACGACCTGGCAAAAAGAAGGGCGAAACAGACAGCCCCGACGGAGAGGAAGCCGAAGCCAAGGACACTTTGGAAGATTTCATGGAAGCACATCCACCTGCTCCCGTCGTAGAAGAGGAAGAACCtgaagaggaggaagaggaagaagaggaggaggaagaagaagaagaagaggaagaagaggaagaggaagaagaggaagaagaataG
- the LOC116931187 gene encoding troponin T, skeletal muscle isoform X9, which translates to MSDEEEYSDEEEVSKKEPEKKAPTAAAHHEDEGPQGADVLKHRQDQKRAELEIQLKEYIDEWRKQRVKEEEDLKRLKEKQAKRKVLREEEDKKLAMMKKEEEDRLRRLVEEKKQSELEEKRRRLAEVEQKRQAADKVSKDKAAISSNFKVVKKGAVDPSQAQASTGGMDKFSNVESARNDLLKSKEQLEEEKKISLSFRIKPLDIDGLGTEGLKKKAAELWQQIVTLETEKYDLEERSKRQDYDLKELKERQKQQLRHKALKRGLDPEALTGKYPPKVKLASKFERKFDQRTFVDKKGLFDGGWDVITKDIDEKTWLEKYSEYTSRPKTKLPKWFGERPGKKKGETDSPDGEEAEAKDTLEDFMEAHPPAPVVEEEEPEEEEEEEEEEEEEEEEEEEEEEEEEEE; encoded by the exons ATGTCTGACGAAGAAGAGTACTC TGATGAGGAGGAGGT gtcCAA AAAGGAGCCCGAGAAGAA AGCTCCCACTGCAGCTGCTCATCATGAAGATGAAGGACCCCAAGGTGCTGATGTGCTCAAG CACCGTCAAGACCAGAAACGAGCTGAGTTGGAGATTCAGCTGAAGGAGTACATCGACGAATGGCGCAAGCAGCGCGTCAAGGAAGAGGAAGACCTCAAGCGTCTCAAGGAAAAGCAAGCCAAGCGCAAG GTGTTGCGCGAGGAAGAAGACAAGAAATTGGCAAtgatgaagaaagaagaagaagatcgtcTCCGTCGATTGGTTGAGGAGAAGAAGCAAAGTGAATTGGAGGAGAAACGAAGACGATTGGCTGAGGTTGAACAGAAACGACAGGCTGCCGACAAAGTCTCTAAG GACAAGGCTGCCATCAGCTCCAACTTCAAAGTCGTCAAGAAGGGAGCCGTCGATCCCTCCCAGGCCCAGGCATCCACCGGTGGTATGGACAAA TTCTCCAACGTCGAGTCAGCCCGTAACGATTTGCTGAAATCCAAAGAACAGCTTGAAGAGGAGAAGAAAATTTCCCTTTCTTTCCGTATCAAACCCCTGGACATCGATGGTCTTG GTACCGAGGGTCTTAAAAAGAAGGCCGCTGAACTCTGGCAACAAATCGTTACCCTAGAAACCGAGAAGTACGATCTTGAGGAGCGTTCCAAGCGTCAAGACTACGAT CTCAAAGAGCTGAAAGAGAGGCAAAAGCAGCAGCTTAGGCATAAAGCTCTTAAGAGGGGATTAGATCCTGA GGCTTTAACTGGAAAGTACCCG CCCAAAGTCAAGTTGGCATCCAAATTTGAGCGAAAGTTTGACCAGCGCACATTCGTCGACAAGAAAGGCCTTTTCGATGGC GGATGGGACGTTATTACGAAGGACATCGATGAAAAGACCTGGTTGGAGAAGTACTCCGAGTATACATCTCGCCCCAAGA CCAAGCTCCCCAAATGGTTCGGTGAACGACCTGGCAAAAAGAAGGGCGAAACAGACAGCCCCGACGGAGAGGAAGCCGAAGCCAAGGACACTTTGGAAGATTTCATGGAAGCACATCCACCTGCTCCCGTCGTAGAAGAGGAAGAACCtgaagaggaggaagaggaagaagaggaggaggaagaagaagaagaagaggaagaagaggaagaggaagaagaggaagaagaataG
- the LOC116931187 gene encoding troponin T isoform X5 — MSDEEEYSDEEEVSKKEPEKKAPTAAAHHEDEGPQGADVLKHRQDQKRAELEIQLKEYIDEWRKQRVKEEEDLKRLKEKQAKRKVLREEEDKKLAMMKKEEEDRLRRLVEEKKQSELEEKRRRLAEVEQKRQAADKVSKDKAAISSNFKVVKKGAVDPSQAQASTGGMDKFSNVESARNDLLKSKEQLEEEKKISLSFRIKPLDIDGLGTEGLKKKAAELWQQIVTLETEKYDLEERSKRQDYDLKELKERQKQQLRHKALKRGLDPEALTGKYPPKVKLASKFERKFDQRTFVDKKGLFDGGWIATYSESEEKAWKDKYEAFQTREYKAKLPKWFGERPGKKKGETDSPDGEEAEAKDTLEDFMEAHPPAPVVEEEEPEEEEEEEEEEEEEEEEEEEEEEEEEEE; from the exons ATGTCTGACGAAGAAGAGTACTC TGATGAGGAGGAGGT gtcCAA AAAGGAGCCCGAGAAGAA AGCTCCCACTGCAGCTGCTCATCATGAAGATGAAGGACCCCAAGGTGCTGATGTGCTCAAG CACCGTCAAGACCAGAAACGAGCTGAGTTGGAGATTCAGCTGAAGGAGTACATCGACGAATGGCGCAAGCAGCGCGTCAAGGAAGAGGAAGACCTCAAGCGTCTCAAGGAAAAGCAAGCCAAGCGCAAG GTGTTGCGCGAGGAAGAAGACAAGAAATTGGCAAtgatgaagaaagaagaagaagatcgtcTCCGTCGATTGGTTGAGGAGAAGAAGCAAAGTGAATTGGAGGAGAAACGAAGACGATTGGCTGAGGTTGAACAGAAACGACAGGCTGCCGACAAAGTCTCTAAG GACAAGGCTGCCATCAGCTCCAACTTCAAAGTCGTCAAGAAGGGAGCCGTCGATCCCTCCCAGGCCCAGGCATCCACCGGTGGTATGGACAAA TTCTCCAACGTCGAGTCAGCCCGTAACGATTTGCTGAAATCCAAAGAACAGCTTGAAGAGGAGAAGAAAATTTCCCTTTCTTTCCGTATCAAACCCCTGGACATCGATGGTCTTG GTACCGAGGGTCTTAAAAAGAAGGCCGCTGAACTCTGGCAACAAATCGTTACCCTAGAAACCGAGAAGTACGATCTTGAGGAGCGTTCCAAGCGTCAAGACTACGAT CTCAAAGAGCTGAAAGAGAGGCAAAAGCAGCAGCTTAGGCATAAAGCTCTTAAGAGGGGATTAGATCCTGA GGCTTTAACTGGAAAGTACCCG CCCAAAGTCAAGTTGGCATCCAAATTTGAGCGAAAGTTTGACCAGCGCACATTCGTCGACAAGAAAGGCCTTTTCGATGGC ggCTGGATTGCCACATACTCTGAAAGCGAAGAGAAAGCCTGGAAGGATAAATACGAGGCTTTCCAGACCCGCGAATACAAAG CCAAGCTCCCCAAATGGTTCGGTGAACGACCTGGCAAAAAGAAGGGCGAAACAGACAGCCCCGACGGAGAGGAAGCCGAAGCCAAGGACACTTTGGAAGATTTCATGGAAGCACATCCACCTGCTCCCGTCGTAGAAGAGGAAGAACCtgaagaggaggaagaggaagaagaggaggaggaagaagaagaagaagaggaagaagaggaagaggaagaagaggaagaagaataG
- the LOC116931187 gene encoding troponin T, skeletal muscle isoform X7, whose amino-acid sequence MSDEEEYSDEEEVSKKEPEKKAPTAAAHHEDEGPQGADVLKHRQDQKRAELEIQLKEYIDEWRKQRVKEEEDLKRLKEKQAKRKVLREEEDKKLAMMKKEEEDRLRRLVEEKKQSELEEKRRRLAEVEQKRQAADKVSKDKAAISSNFKVVKKGAVDPSQAQASTGGMDKFSNVESARNDLLKSKEQLEEEKKISLSFRIKPLDIDGLGTEGLKKKAAELWQQIVTLETEKYDLEERSKRQDYDLKELKERQKQQLRHKALKRGLDPEALTGKYPPKIALASKFERRVDHRTYSDKKDLFAGGWDVITKDIDEKTWLEKYSEYTSRPKTKLPKWFGERPGKKKGETDSPDGEEAEAKDTLEDFMEAHPPAPVVEEEEPEEEEEEEEEEEEEEEEEEEEEEEEEEE is encoded by the exons ATGTCTGACGAAGAAGAGTACTC TGATGAGGAGGAGGT gtcCAA AAAGGAGCCCGAGAAGAA AGCTCCCACTGCAGCTGCTCATCATGAAGATGAAGGACCCCAAGGTGCTGATGTGCTCAAG CACCGTCAAGACCAGAAACGAGCTGAGTTGGAGATTCAGCTGAAGGAGTACATCGACGAATGGCGCAAGCAGCGCGTCAAGGAAGAGGAAGACCTCAAGCGTCTCAAGGAAAAGCAAGCCAAGCGCAAG GTGTTGCGCGAGGAAGAAGACAAGAAATTGGCAAtgatgaagaaagaagaagaagatcgtcTCCGTCGATTGGTTGAGGAGAAGAAGCAAAGTGAATTGGAGGAGAAACGAAGACGATTGGCTGAGGTTGAACAGAAACGACAGGCTGCCGACAAAGTCTCTAAG GACAAGGCTGCCATCAGCTCCAACTTCAAAGTCGTCAAGAAGGGAGCCGTCGATCCCTCCCAGGCCCAGGCATCCACCGGTGGTATGGACAAA TTCTCCAACGTCGAGTCAGCCCGTAACGATTTGCTGAAATCCAAAGAACAGCTTGAAGAGGAGAAGAAAATTTCCCTTTCTTTCCGTATCAAACCCCTGGACATCGATGGTCTTG GTACCGAGGGTCTTAAAAAGAAGGCCGCTGAACTCTGGCAACAAATCGTTACCCTAGAAACCGAGAAGTACGATCTTGAGGAGCGTTCCAAGCGTCAAGACTACGAT CTCAAAGAGCTGAAAGAGAGGCAAAAGCAGCAGCTTAGGCATAAAGCTCTTAAGAGGGGATTAGATCCTGA GGCTTTAACTGGAAAGTACCCG CCCAAAATCGCACTGGCCTCGAAATTTGAGCGCCGTGTCGACCACAGGACTTATTCGGACAAGAAGGACCTCTTTGCCGGT GGATGGGACGTTATTACGAAGGACATCGATGAAAAGACCTGGTTGGAGAAGTACTCCGAGTATACATCTCGCCCCAAGA CCAAGCTCCCCAAATGGTTCGGTGAACGACCTGGCAAAAAGAAGGGCGAAACAGACAGCCCCGACGGAGAGGAAGCCGAAGCCAAGGACACTTTGGAAGATTTCATGGAAGCACATCCACCTGCTCCCGTCGTAGAAGAGGAAGAACCtgaagaggaggaagaggaagaagaggaggaggaagaagaagaagaagaggaagaagaggaagaggaagaagaggaagaagaataG
- the LOC116931187 gene encoding troponin T isoform X2, which translates to MSDEEEYSDEEEVSKKEPEKKAPTAAAHHEDEGPQGADVLKHRQDQKRAELEIQLKEYIDEWRKQRVKEEEDLKRLKEKQAKRKVLREEEDKKLAMMKKEEEDRLRRLVEEKKQSELEEKRRRLAEVEQKRQAADKVSKDKAAISSNFKVVKKGAVDPSQAQASTGGMDKFSNVESARNDLLKSKEQLEEEKKISLSFRIKPLDIDGLGTEGLKKKAAELWQQIVTLETEKYDLEERSKRQDYDLKELKERQKQQLRHKALKRGLDPEALTGKYPPKIALASKFERRVDHRTYSDKKDLFAGGWIATYSESEEKAWKDKYEAFQTREYKAKLPKWFGERPGKKKGETDSPDGEEAEAKDTLEDFMEAHPPAPVVEEEEPEEEEEEEEEEEEEEEEEEEEEEEEEEE; encoded by the exons ATGTCTGACGAAGAAGAGTACTC TGATGAGGAGGAGGT gtcCAA AAAGGAGCCCGAGAAGAA AGCTCCCACTGCAGCTGCTCATCATGAAGATGAAGGACCCCAAGGTGCTGATGTGCTCAAG CACCGTCAAGACCAGAAACGAGCTGAGTTGGAGATTCAGCTGAAGGAGTACATCGACGAATGGCGCAAGCAGCGCGTCAAGGAAGAGGAAGACCTCAAGCGTCTCAAGGAAAAGCAAGCCAAGCGCAAG GTGTTGCGCGAGGAAGAAGACAAGAAATTGGCAAtgatgaagaaagaagaagaagatcgtcTCCGTCGATTGGTTGAGGAGAAGAAGCAAAGTGAATTGGAGGAGAAACGAAGACGATTGGCTGAGGTTGAACAGAAACGACAGGCTGCCGACAAAGTCTCTAAG GACAAGGCTGCCATCAGCTCCAACTTCAAAGTCGTCAAGAAGGGAGCCGTCGATCCCTCCCAGGCCCAGGCATCCACCGGTGGTATGGACAAA TTCTCCAACGTCGAGTCAGCCCGTAACGATTTGCTGAAATCCAAAGAACAGCTTGAAGAGGAGAAGAAAATTTCCCTTTCTTTCCGTATCAAACCCCTGGACATCGATGGTCTTG GTACCGAGGGTCTTAAAAAGAAGGCCGCTGAACTCTGGCAACAAATCGTTACCCTAGAAACCGAGAAGTACGATCTTGAGGAGCGTTCCAAGCGTCAAGACTACGAT CTCAAAGAGCTGAAAGAGAGGCAAAAGCAGCAGCTTAGGCATAAAGCTCTTAAGAGGGGATTAGATCCTGA GGCTTTAACTGGAAAGTACCCG CCCAAAATCGCACTGGCCTCGAAATTTGAGCGCCGTGTCGACCACAGGACTTATTCGGACAAGAAGGACCTCTTTGCCGGT ggCTGGATTGCCACATACTCTGAAAGCGAAGAGAAAGCCTGGAAGGATAAATACGAGGCTTTCCAGACCCGCGAATACAAAG CCAAGCTCCCCAAATGGTTCGGTGAACGACCTGGCAAAAAGAAGGGCGAAACAGACAGCCCCGACGGAGAGGAAGCCGAAGCCAAGGACACTTTGGAAGATTTCATGGAAGCACATCCACCTGCTCCCGTCGTAGAAGAGGAAGAACCtgaagaggaggaagaggaagaagaggaggaggaagaagaagaagaagaggaagaagaggaagaggaagaagaggaagaagaataG
- the LOC116931187 gene encoding troponin T isoform X4, whose translation MSDEEEYSDEEEVSKKPHKKGAPTAAAHHEDEGPQGADVLKHRQDQKRAELEIQLKEYIDEWRKQRVKEEEDLKRLKEKQAKRKVLREEEDKKLAMMKKEEEDRLRRLVEEKKQSELEEKRRRLAEVEQKRQAADKVSKDKAAISSNFKVVKKGAVDPSQAQASTGGMDKFSNVESARNDLLKSKEQLEEEKKISLSFRIKPLDIDGLGTEGLKKKAAELWQQIVTLETEKYDLEERSKRQDYDLKELKERQRQQNRQKALKLGLDPEALTGKYPPKVKLASKFERKFDQRTFVDKKGLFDGGWIATYSESEEKAWKDKYEAFQTREYKAKLPKWFGERPGKKKGETDSPDGEEAEAKDTLEDFMEAHPPAPVVEEEEPEEEEEEEEEEEEEEEEEEEEEEEEEEE comes from the exons ATGTCTGACGAAGAAGAGTACTC TGATGAGGAGGAGGT gtcCAA GAAACCCCACAAAAAGGG AGCTCCCACTGCAGCTGCTCATCATGAAGATGAAGGACCCCAAGGTGCTGATGTGCTCAAG CACCGTCAAGACCAGAAACGAGCTGAGTTGGAGATTCAGCTGAAGGAGTACATCGACGAATGGCGCAAGCAGCGCGTCAAGGAAGAGGAAGACCTCAAGCGTCTCAAGGAAAAGCAAGCCAAGCGCAAG GTGTTGCGCGAGGAAGAAGACAAGAAATTGGCAAtgatgaagaaagaagaagaagatcgtcTCCGTCGATTGGTTGAGGAGAAGAAGCAAAGTGAATTGGAGGAGAAACGAAGACGATTGGCTGAGGTTGAACAGAAACGACAGGCTGCCGACAAAGTCTCTAAG GACAAGGCTGCCATCAGCTCCAACTTCAAAGTCGTCAAGAAGGGAGCCGTCGATCCCTCCCAGGCCCAGGCATCCACCGGTGGTATGGACAAA TTCTCCAACGTCGAGTCAGCCCGTAACGATTTGCTGAAATCCAAAGAACAGCTTGAAGAGGAGAAGAAAATTTCCCTTTCTTTCCGTATCAAACCCCTGGACATCGATGGTCTTG GTACCGAGGGTCTTAAAAAGAAGGCCGCTGAACTCTGGCAACAAATCGTTACCCTAGAAACCGAGAAGTACGATCTTGAGGAGCGTTCCAAGCGTCAAGACTACGAT TTGAAAGAATTGAAGGAAAGGCAGAGGCAGCAGAACAGGCAAAAAGCCCTGAAACTTGGATTGGACCCAGA GGCTTTAACTGGAAAGTACCCG CCCAAAGTCAAGTTGGCATCCAAATTTGAGCGAAAGTTTGACCAGCGCACATTCGTCGACAAGAAAGGCCTTTTCGATGGC ggCTGGATTGCCACATACTCTGAAAGCGAAGAGAAAGCCTGGAAGGATAAATACGAGGCTTTCCAGACCCGCGAATACAAAG CCAAGCTCCCCAAATGGTTCGGTGAACGACCTGGCAAAAAGAAGGGCGAAACAGACAGCCCCGACGGAGAGGAAGCCGAAGCCAAGGACACTTTGGAAGATTTCATGGAAGCACATCCACCTGCTCCCGTCGTAGAAGAGGAAGAACCtgaagaggaggaagaggaagaagaggaggaggaagaagaagaagaagaggaagaagaggaagaggaagaagaggaagaagaataG
- the LOC116931187 gene encoding troponin T isoform X3: MSDEEEYSDEEEVSKKEPEKKAPTAAAHHEDEGPQGADVLKHRQDQKRAELEIQLKEYIDEWRKQRVKEEEDLKRLKEKQAKRKVLREEEDKKLAMMKKEEEDRLRRLVEEKKQSELEEKRRRLAEVEQKRQAADKVSKDKAAISSNFKVVKKGAVDPSQAQASTGGMDKFSNVESARNDLLKSKEQLEEEKKISLSFRIKPLDIDGLGTEGLKKKAAELWQQIVTLETEKYDLEERSKRQDYDLKELKERQRQQNRQKALKLGLDPEALTGKYPPKIALASKFERRVDHRTYSDKKDLFAGGWIATYSESEEKAWKDKYEAFQTREYKAKLPKWFGERPGKKKGETDSPDGEEAEAKDTLEDFMEAHPPAPVVEEEEPEEEEEEEEEEEEEEEEEEEEEEEEEEE; the protein is encoded by the exons ATGTCTGACGAAGAAGAGTACTC TGATGAGGAGGAGGT gtcCAA AAAGGAGCCCGAGAAGAA AGCTCCCACTGCAGCTGCTCATCATGAAGATGAAGGACCCCAAGGTGCTGATGTGCTCAAG CACCGTCAAGACCAGAAACGAGCTGAGTTGGAGATTCAGCTGAAGGAGTACATCGACGAATGGCGCAAGCAGCGCGTCAAGGAAGAGGAAGACCTCAAGCGTCTCAAGGAAAAGCAAGCCAAGCGCAAG GTGTTGCGCGAGGAAGAAGACAAGAAATTGGCAAtgatgaagaaagaagaagaagatcgtcTCCGTCGATTGGTTGAGGAGAAGAAGCAAAGTGAATTGGAGGAGAAACGAAGACGATTGGCTGAGGTTGAACAGAAACGACAGGCTGCCGACAAAGTCTCTAAG GACAAGGCTGCCATCAGCTCCAACTTCAAAGTCGTCAAGAAGGGAGCCGTCGATCCCTCCCAGGCCCAGGCATCCACCGGTGGTATGGACAAA TTCTCCAACGTCGAGTCAGCCCGTAACGATTTGCTGAAATCCAAAGAACAGCTTGAAGAGGAGAAGAAAATTTCCCTTTCTTTCCGTATCAAACCCCTGGACATCGATGGTCTTG GTACCGAGGGTCTTAAAAAGAAGGCCGCTGAACTCTGGCAACAAATCGTTACCCTAGAAACCGAGAAGTACGATCTTGAGGAGCGTTCCAAGCGTCAAGACTACGAT TTGAAAGAATTGAAGGAAAGGCAGAGGCAGCAGAACAGGCAAAAAGCCCTGAAACTTGGATTGGACCCAGA GGCTTTAACTGGAAAGTACCCG CCCAAAATCGCACTGGCCTCGAAATTTGAGCGCCGTGTCGACCACAGGACTTATTCGGACAAGAAGGACCTCTTTGCCGGT ggCTGGATTGCCACATACTCTGAAAGCGAAGAGAAAGCCTGGAAGGATAAATACGAGGCTTTCCAGACCCGCGAATACAAAG CCAAGCTCCCCAAATGGTTCGGTGAACGACCTGGCAAAAAGAAGGGCGAAACAGACAGCCCCGACGGAGAGGAAGCCGAAGCCAAGGACACTTTGGAAGATTTCATGGAAGCACATCCACCTGCTCCCGTCGTAGAAGAGGAAGAACCtgaagaggaggaagaggaagaagaggaggaggaagaagaagaagaagaggaagaagaggaagaggaagaagaggaagaagaataG
- the LOC116931187 gene encoding troponin T, skeletal muscle isoform X8, with protein MSDEEEYSDEEEVSKKEPEKKAPTAAAHHEDEGPQGADVLKHRQDQKRAELEIQLKEYIDEWRKQRVKEEEDLKRLKEKQAKRKVLREEEDKKLAMMKKEEEDRLRRLVEEKKQSELEEKRRRLAEVEQKRQAADKVSKDKAAISSNFKVVKKGAVDPSQAQASTGGMDKFSNVESARNDLLKSKEQLEEEKKISLSFRIKPLDIDGLGTEGLKKKAAELWQQIVTLETEKYDLEERSKRQDYDLKELKERQRQQNRQKALKLGLDPEALTGKYPPKVKLASKFERKFDQRTFVDKKGLFDGGWDVITKDIDEKTWLEKYSEYTSRPKTKLPKWFGERPGKKKGETDSPDGEEAEAKDTLEDFMEAHPPAPVVEEEEPEEEEEEEEEEEEEEEEEEEEEEEEEEE; from the exons ATGTCTGACGAAGAAGAGTACTC TGATGAGGAGGAGGT gtcCAA AAAGGAGCCCGAGAAGAA AGCTCCCACTGCAGCTGCTCATCATGAAGATGAAGGACCCCAAGGTGCTGATGTGCTCAAG CACCGTCAAGACCAGAAACGAGCTGAGTTGGAGATTCAGCTGAAGGAGTACATCGACGAATGGCGCAAGCAGCGCGTCAAGGAAGAGGAAGACCTCAAGCGTCTCAAGGAAAAGCAAGCCAAGCGCAAG GTGTTGCGCGAGGAAGAAGACAAGAAATTGGCAAtgatgaagaaagaagaagaagatcgtcTCCGTCGATTGGTTGAGGAGAAGAAGCAAAGTGAATTGGAGGAGAAACGAAGACGATTGGCTGAGGTTGAACAGAAACGACAGGCTGCCGACAAAGTCTCTAAG GACAAGGCTGCCATCAGCTCCAACTTCAAAGTCGTCAAGAAGGGAGCCGTCGATCCCTCCCAGGCCCAGGCATCCACCGGTGGTATGGACAAA TTCTCCAACGTCGAGTCAGCCCGTAACGATTTGCTGAAATCCAAAGAACAGCTTGAAGAGGAGAAGAAAATTTCCCTTTCTTTCCGTATCAAACCCCTGGACATCGATGGTCTTG GTACCGAGGGTCTTAAAAAGAAGGCCGCTGAACTCTGGCAACAAATCGTTACCCTAGAAACCGAGAAGTACGATCTTGAGGAGCGTTCCAAGCGTCAAGACTACGAT TTGAAAGAATTGAAGGAAAGGCAGAGGCAGCAGAACAGGCAAAAAGCCCTGAAACTTGGATTGGACCCAGA GGCTTTAACTGGAAAGTACCCG CCCAAAGTCAAGTTGGCATCCAAATTTGAGCGAAAGTTTGACCAGCGCACATTCGTCGACAAGAAAGGCCTTTTCGATGGC GGATGGGACGTTATTACGAAGGACATCGATGAAAAGACCTGGTTGGAGAAGTACTCCGAGTATACATCTCGCCCCAAGA CCAAGCTCCCCAAATGGTTCGGTGAACGACCTGGCAAAAAGAAGGGCGAAACAGACAGCCCCGACGGAGAGGAAGCCGAAGCCAAGGACACTTTGGAAGATTTCATGGAAGCACATCCACCTGCTCCCGTCGTAGAAGAGGAAGAACCtgaagaggaggaagaggaagaagaggaggaggaagaagaagaagaagaggaagaagaggaagaggaagaagaggaagaagaataG